The Sulfuricurvum sp. DNA segment CGTTTGCCCCAAAAGCTGACGCGATTTTCGCCACATTCCGACCGATTTCCCCTAATCCGATTATCCCCCATGTTTTTCCACGCAGTTCACTGAATGAAGGACCGATATGTGTAAATACCGCCTCCTTCTGCCATGCTCCGCTTTTGACATACTCATCATAATAGCGACTATGCCCCATCAGGTAAAAGAGGATTGAAAAAGTGTGTTGCACCACCGCATCGGTCGAATACCCCGCGACGTTTTTAACACTGATTCCACGACGTTCCGCCGCCTCATGATCGATGTTATTCATCCCCGTTGCAGCGACACAGATGAGCTTGAGATTAGGTGCCGATTCCATCACGGTGTCGTTAATAACCACTTTGTTTGTAACAATTACATCTGCATCGCGCACACGCTCCACCGTCTCATCAGCAGATGTCGTTTGATAAGTTGTTACATCCCCTAGAGAATCAAATCCTGCTAACGAGGTATCACCGTAAGTTAGTGCATCTAAAATTACTATTTTCATATATTCTCCGTCATCCTCGGACTTGATCCGGGGATCCATCTTTATTTTTTTAGCTGGATTCCCGCCTACGCGGGAATGACGAGTCTATGCATCCTTAATTTTCTGAATCAATTTCTTCGCTTTTTTAAGCGCTTTATTCACTTTATCAAACACCAACACCACTGCCATACGTCGTCCGACGTGTGCTTCAGGTTTTCCAAACACTCTCACATAGCTGTTAGTATCAAACAACTCATCCGCAACATCAATCACCGGTTCGTGAGACTCCACGGTCGATTTGAATGCCGCACTGGCACCATCACCGTAGAAGATAAATCCAAGAGGCAATCCGAGCACAGCTCGTACATGGAGAGCAAACTCGCTTTGGCTTTGGGTAATCAGCGTTACCATCCCCGTATCGTGCGGACGTGGGCTCACTTCACTAAAATAGACCTCATCGCCAGCCACAAACAGTTCTACCCCAAACAACCCTTTGCCGCCCAAACCATCTGTTATTGCTTGTGCGATTTTTTGAGAGCGTTTAAGTGCTTTTCGTGACATCTCCATCGGTTGCCAGCTGTAGATATAGTCACCATCTTTTTGAATATGTCCGATTGGCTCACAAAATACGGTCTCACTTCCGTTACGAGCGGTGAGCAAAGTAATCTCATAATCAAATCGGATAAACTCCTCGACAATCAGCTCACTCGCATCCCCACGCGCCTCTTTGGCGATCTCCCATGAGCTCTCCAAATCAAATGGACTGTGAGCGATACTTTGACCATGTCCTGAGCTACTCATAACGGGTTTGATAACACACGGGAACCCAACATCCTCCGCAGCAGCGCACATATCCTCATAGGTACTCACAAAATGGTAACGGCTTGTTTTAAGCCCTAGCTCTTCTGCTGCAAAACGGCGGATATTTTTACGGTTCATGGTTTTGTTGACCGCTTCAGCATTCGGGATGACACAAAACCCCTCCGCTTCAGCCGCGAACAACGCATCGATGCTAATTGCTTCAATCTCTGGGAGAATATAATCGGGTTTCTCTTCACGGATAATTTTGAGCACCGCCTCTTTATCTTGCATATTGACTACATGAGAGCGATTCGCAACCAAATGTGCCGGAGCATGAGCATAGCGATCCACGGCAACCACTTCGATCCCCAAACGCTGTGCTTCTATAGCTACTTCTTTACCGAGTTCACCCGAACCCAACAACATGATTTTTTTGGAATTATTTTTAAGTGGTGCGCTGAAAAGCATGAAATAGCCTTGTGCAAAATTTATACCACGAAGTTTATCATAGGGTTAGTAAAGGTTTTGTTAGTAGAGAATAAAAAAAGGGGAAAAATGAGAGGGTGTAACTCAAGCGCCGAAGCGCAAGAAATTACAGGCGAGATTCGTAACGTCGCATCATATAGAGACGTTTTAACATCTTCTTGCGAGCGCTGATTTTGAACTGTTTACGTTTTTCGGTCTCAGTAACGTGGTTACGACGAGCACGAGCTTCTGTAACAACCAGATTACGATCTGTTTGTTTTTTGAAACGACGGTATGCAGCATCAAAATTATCATCTTGGCGTAAGATAATACCAGGCATCTACAATCACCTACTTTCTATTTAAAATTTTCGAACTGCAATTATAGCGTAACTTCGCGGATAAAAGCTATCTTTTAGCCTAAGATAGGTTATCATTTAGATTATAGTCATTATGGAGTTTCAAATGAACCCACGAATAGTGTTGATGTGGTTAATATTTGTCGGAATGATGATCCCACCAATCGCTTGGGTATTTCTGGTTTTCTTTTCTCATCTTTTCACATTTGATGAGTTAGTTTCGATACTGGTATCCATCCCCATGGCTCTTTACATGCTCGTTGCTACTTCGATTATGATTGTCGGTTTTAACCGCACTCTGACAAAAATCGAATTTCTTATGAAAACACCTCATAAACACGAAGATGCTGCCGCCATTATCTCCCGATTGCCCTATTGGTTTTTGTTGGGAGAGTTACTCTATACGTTTTTAGGTCCTACCGCCGTCCTTGCGGGAAAATCTTTTATTACGATTGAGCGATTCGGTCTTGCCCAGTTTGCAGTACTACCGCTCCTTTTGCTTTTTATTATCCCTATTTTTATCTTGTTTGTTATTCGTCTCGAAGAGTGGGTAACCGTTATCCCATTGAGCGAACGCTACCCTTTTATCTCTTTTGGGAAAAAAATGGTCCTTTCTATCTTTACCACCATCCTCGGTAACATTGTTTTACTCGTTTTACTCAATACTATTTTGCTCTATTCTATCCCCCATCTTGATCTATCGACCCTTGTAATCAAAAATATCATTACCGCCCTCGTAGGAATTACCATCTCTGCACTTAACATGACCCTCCTCGTAGCCCAAGTGACCCGCCCGATAAAATCACTGACCGATAACCTGAAAACTAATCTTTTTGATCTAACCAAATCATTTCGAGGATTTACACGCGACGAAACAGGGGTAATGATGAGTACCCTCAACCGTTTTATTTCTGAGATGGAACAAGCAATTTCGCAATCCAAAACCATATCAACAACCAATTTAGATGTTGCTAACAATCTAGGGAATATCTCAAATAGCATTAAAGATCGTGTTTATAAAGAGAATGAGCTCGTTACAACCACCACCAAAAATGCCCACTCTATCCAAGTAATCGTCGATCAGGGGGTGGAAGATTTTGCCCTTACCCAAGTAAATGTCAGTATTGCGTTCGACCAACTCCAAAACAGCCGTCATGAGCTTGAAATATTACTCCAAACGATTAGCCGTAGTTCAGAGCTCGAAGAAGATTTAAGTTACAAACTCCAACAGCTCAATACTGAAGCCTCCCAAGTTCAACATATCCTTCTCGTTATCGGCGATATTGCCGATCAGACGAACCTCCTCGCCCTCAATGCCGCTATCGAAGCGGCTCGTGCGGGGGAACACGGTCGAGGATTTGCCGTCGT contains these protein-coding regions:
- a CDS encoding D-2-hydroxyacid dehydrogenase, with protein sequence MKIVILDALTYGDTSLAGFDSLGDVTTYQTTSADETVERVRDADVIVTNKVVINDTVMESAPNLKLICVAATGMNNIDHEAAERRGISVKNVAGYSTDAVVQHTFSILFYLMGHSRYYDEYVKSGAWQKEAVFTHIGPSFSELRGKTWGIIGLGEIGRNVAKIASAFGANVCYYSTSGKNENSEYEKTTLSRLIENSDVISIHAPLNPSTENLISHSELLQMKDGALLLNLGRGGIVDEDALSVIIDVKPIFVGLDVLVKEPMKTPYPLLAIKHPERLYITPHIAWTSREARERLIDATIGNIKTFLTV
- the purT gene encoding formate-dependent phosphoribosylglycinamide formyltransferase gives rise to the protein MLFSAPLKNNSKKIMLLGSGELGKEVAIEAQRLGIEVVAVDRYAHAPAHLVANRSHVVNMQDKEAVLKIIREEKPDYILPEIEAISIDALFAAEAEGFCVIPNAEAVNKTMNRKNIRRFAAEELGLKTSRYHFVSTYEDMCAAAEDVGFPCVIKPVMSSSGHGQSIAHSPFDLESSWEIAKEARGDASELIVEEFIRFDYEITLLTARNGSETVFCEPIGHIQKDGDYIYSWQPMEMSRKALKRSQKIAQAITDGLGGKGLFGVELFVAGDEVYFSEVSPRPHDTGMVTLITQSQSEFALHVRAVLGLPLGFIFYGDGASAAFKSTVESHEPVIDVADELFDTNSYVRVFGKPEAHVGRRMAVVLVFDKVNKALKKAKKLIQKIKDA
- the rpsU gene encoding 30S ribosomal protein S21; protein product: MPGIILRQDDNFDAAYRRFKKQTDRNLVVTEARARRNHVTETEKRKQFKISARKKMLKRLYMMRRYESRL
- a CDS encoding methyl-accepting chemotaxis protein — its product is MNPRIVLMWLIFVGMMIPPIAWVFLVFFSHLFTFDELVSILVSIPMALYMLVATSIMIVGFNRTLTKIEFLMKTPHKHEDAAAIISRLPYWFLLGELLYTFLGPTAVLAGKSFITIERFGLAQFAVLPLLLLFIIPIFILFVIRLEEWVTVIPLSERYPFISFGKKMVLSIFTTILGNIVLLVLLNTILLYSIPHLDLSTLVIKNIITALVGITISALNMTLLVAQVTRPIKSLTDNLKTNLFDLTKSFRGFTRDETGVMMSTLNRFISEMEQAISQSKTISTTNLDVANNLGNISNSIKDRVYKENELVTTTTKNAHSIQVIVDQGVEDFALTQVNVSIAFDQLQNSRHELEILLQTISRSSELEEDLSYKLQQLNTEASQVQHILLVIGDIADQTNLLALNAAIEAARAGEHGRGFAVVADEVRKLAERTQKSLVEINATINIIVQSISEATDQMKHNSESMGHVTDISHTVDQNINETVKAMEKTAELTDASVKNSKIIAEHIDSMLTQIESINTLATLNETSMHELSEIADSIEHSANTLYQQLGQFKTH